Proteins from a genomic interval of Clostridium cochlearium:
- the cas8a1 gene encoding type I-B CRISPR-associated protein Cas8b1/Cst1, translating to MKKIAKIKLEKSDWLYNAGIVGICNILKYNECDYDDSNINYVEFESECLGNFEEKYFNYFIGTYEKFTSWYRLISFEDYMDNLDLNIISSKDLKYINKYIENLKNKLKSNSYKSAYLVINDKELDLVKKEKEIKKIKITKKQNINDVMVDIKKQIEIIKEIIEYLKRDEIKRYILAKNIIYDVIQKFWEKVSFLNQKSNNKDMYEEFKRYFLDSTKTYLNSDKEKAKYYCFTCGRKVSSLKETFGLAWINKIGVDMSRKSSHFWNMNGDAYICPICNLVYSCVPAGFTTLNGRGIFINENSSIKNLIRINKHSLDTTTSIDELEEESYFNIADSIGQVSIDKSERETENIQIIKLNSENERRPYTFNIISKEKLNIICKHRNMLKSMIKIHAKVGTNEYINIYREVLDRIYKGKNLFDLISKLSYLKLDGKFNGLQFIEMMLKINNNLLERGEEIGMVSGSINDKAIYSFKCRGAELRKGYENRKALNKLGGVSYRLLNSLKTKNVSRFMDTIINSYMYLNMEIPTSFINVLNDKNKFQTIGYAFLVGLQGEEKFKKSGEEVNNDK from the coding sequence GTGAAAAAAATAGCTAAGATAAAATTAGAAAAATCAGATTGGCTTTATAATGCAGGAATTGTTGGAATTTGTAATATTTTAAAATACAATGAATGTGATTATGATGATAGTAATATTAACTATGTGGAATTTGAAAGTGAATGTTTAGGAAATTTTGAAGAAAAGTATTTTAATTATTTTATTGGGACTTATGAAAAGTTTACATCTTGGTATAGGTTAATTAGTTTTGAAGATTATATGGACAATTTAGACTTAAATATTATTTCATCTAAGGATCTAAAATATATAAATAAATATATAGAAAACCTAAAAAATAAATTAAAAAGTAATAGTTATAAAAGTGCATATTTAGTTATAAATGATAAGGAATTGGATTTAGTTAAAAAAGAAAAAGAGATAAAAAAAATAAAAATAACTAAAAAACAAAACATAAATGACGTTATGGTTGATATAAAAAAGCAGATAGAGATTATAAAAGAAATTATAGAATATTTAAAAAGAGATGAGATTAAGAGATACATATTAGCTAAAAATATAATATATGATGTAATTCAAAAATTTTGGGAAAAAGTAAGTTTTCTTAATCAAAAGAGTAATAATAAAGATATGTATGAAGAATTTAAAAGATATTTTTTAGATAGTACTAAAACCTATTTAAATAGCGACAAAGAAAAAGCGAAATACTACTGTTTTACTTGCGGAAGAAAGGTATCTAGTTTAAAGGAAACATTTGGACTTGCTTGGATAAATAAAATAGGGGTGGATATGTCTAGAAAATCATCCCACTTTTGGAACATGAATGGAGATGCCTATATATGTCCTATATGTAACTTAGTATATTCTTGTGTTCCAGCAGGATTTACTACATTAAATGGAAGAGGAATTTTTATAAATGAAAACTCTAGCATAAAAAATTTAATAAGAATAAATAAACATTCTTTAGATACTACTACATCTATAGATGAATTAGAAGAAGAGAGTTATTTTAATATAGCAGATAGTATTGGACAAGTATCTATAGATAAAAGTGAAAGGGAAACTGAAAATATTCAAATAATAAAGCTTAATTCAGAAAATGAAAGAAGACCTTATACGTTTAATATAATATCTAAAGAAAAGTTAAACATTATATGCAAACATAGAAATATGTTAAAGTCTATGATTAAAATTCATGCTAAGGTAGGAACTAATGAATATATAAATATTTATAGGGAAGTTTTAGACAGAATATATAAGGGTAAGAATTTATTTGACCTTATAAGTAAACTATCATACTTAAAATTAGATGGAAAATTCAATGGACTTCAGTTTATAGAAATGATGCTTAAAATAAATAATAATTTGTTGGAAAGGGGAGAAGAGATAGGTATGGTAAGTGGTAGTATAAATGATAAAGCTATTTATAGTTTTAAATGTAGAGGAGCAGAGCTTAGAAAAGGATATGAAAATAGAAAAGCTTTAAATAAATTAGGAGGAGTATCTTATAGATTATTAAATTCACTTAAAACTAAAAATGTATCTAGATTTATGGATACCATAATTAATTCATATATGTATTTAAACATGGAAATACCAACTAGTTTTATAAATGTGTTAAATGATAAAAATAAATTTCAAACTATAGGATATGCATTTTTAGTGGGATTACAGGGAGAAGAAAAATTTAAAAAAAGTGGGGAGGAAGTAAATAATGATAAATAA
- the cas5b gene encoding type I-B CRISPR-associated protein Cas5b — translation MKAIRLEIYQNLVNYKKPTSFQLKETYPLPPYSTVIGMIHAICGFEEYKDMDVSIQGNYHSKVNDLYTRYEFAGATFEKGRHNIKLYGDSKYYGAIRGVSTCELLVDVNLLIHIKPKDETLLNLIYENLKSPKEYISLGRREDIAVIKDVKLVDIEQSELEEDTSLKYDAYIPIKYFDLDDFVSNATVYKLNKSYKKVSIKKGTEIRQWNKVEVIHGAMRKNTITEDTEIYKDISSGDLVFFA, via the coding sequence ATGAAGGCAATTAGACTAGAAATTTATCAGAACTTAGTTAACTATAAAAAACCTACAAGCTTTCAATTAAAAGAAACATATCCATTGCCACCATATTCAACGGTAATAGGTATGATACATGCTATATGTGGTTTTGAAGAATATAAAGATATGGATGTAAGTATACAAGGAAATTATCATTCTAAGGTCAATGATTTATATACTAGATATGAGTTTGCAGGGGCCACCTTTGAAAAAGGAAGACATAATATAAAACTTTATGGGGACTCAAAATACTATGGTGCTATTAGAGGGGTATCTACTTGCGAATTATTGGTAGATGTAAACTTATTGATCCATATAAAACCTAAAGATGAAACATTACTTAATTTAATATATGAAAATTTAAAATCACCTAAAGAATATATATCTTTAGGAAGAAGAGAGGATATTGCAGTAATAAAAGATGTTAAATTAGTAGATATAGAGCAATCCGAATTAGAAGAAGATACAAGTTTAAAATATGATGCGTATATTCCAATAAAGTATTTTGATTTAGATGATTTTGTATCTAATGCAACTGTTTATAAACTAAATAAAAGTTATAAAAAAGTGTCTATTAAAAAAGGTACAGAAATTAGGCAGTGGAATAAAGTAGAGGTTATTCATGGAGCTATGAGAAAAAATACAATAACAGAAGATACTGAGATATATAAAGATATTTCTTCAGGGGATTTGGTATTTTTTGCATAA
- a CDS encoding CRISPR-associated helicase/endonuclease Cas3 — translation MGNPFLAKTKNRETIIEHTDKLYKNFLDLKRIYPNVENLDWYILKLACLYHDLGKMNIKFQNKLIKKLNAKSLEEGRDDIIEELKDNFYEIDEIPHGYLSAAFLPKQELKEKYSKDELRILYQSIYYHHTRDKLENHDNLMIIVKEELSNYIDEFNYDKIPKIEKLNPSFIKYVKRRIPDERDSNEVAKQYIVTKGLLNKIDYSASGDIAVEIENKNLFKKTYDYLKIGGFKPNKLQEYMITHQEDNNIIRASTGIGKTEAALFWIGNNKGFFTLPLKVSINAIYDRIVDKIKFGKENTALLHSETSLEYLKRNNNELDKEYINKTKQLSLPLTVCTLDQLIDFIFKYEGYELKLATLSYSKLVIDEIQMYSPELVAYLIVALKQITEMGGKFSIVTATLPPVFTHFIKDNVKDLKIPEPFYKEVEGKMQLRHKLNVIKEDINVEHLKKNYKDKKILVIVNTVKKAQEIYDVLQKELVENSLVKDNYINMLHSRFTKEDRGKKEDEILTMGKLENKQCGIWITTQVVEASLDIDFDLLYTELSDISGLFQRMGRVYRNRTLKDNITNIYVYVGANKFTSGIGNSDKSIIDKDIFNLSKEALINYVGSSDGKEINEVDKMNLVEKVYSVENLGNTEYYSKIKNVIDKMSDIKAFEYNKKDINLRNIENTNIIPKEVYEENKDFIQENADLINNTNKLNARIIARNNINKFVISIPTYEFKRANENGYIHDFVEISEKVEIPVMAYKYSNAKGLERPKENMKEFNEQNQFM, via the coding sequence ATGGGAAATCCTTTTCTTGCAAAAACTAAAAATAGGGAAACAATTATAGAACATACTGATAAATTATATAAAAATTTTTTAGATTTAAAGAGAATTTATCCTAATGTAGAAAATTTAGATTGGTACATTTTAAAATTGGCTTGTTTATATCATGATTTAGGGAAAATGAACATAAAATTTCAAAATAAATTGATAAAAAAATTAAATGCTAAAAGTTTAGAAGAGGGTAGAGATGATATTATAGAAGAACTTAAAGATAATTTTTATGAAATAGATGAAATACCTCATGGATATTTAAGTGCTGCTTTTTTACCTAAACAAGAGTTAAAAGAAAAATATAGTAAAGATGAATTAAGAATTTTATATCAAAGTATATATTATCATCATACTAGAGATAAGCTTGAAAACCATGACAATTTAATGATTATAGTTAAAGAAGAATTAAGTAATTATATAGATGAATTCAATTATGATAAAATACCTAAAATAGAAAAGCTTAATCCATCTTTTATAAAATATGTTAAAAGAAGAATTCCAGACGAAAGGGATTCAAATGAAGTTGCTAAACAATACATAGTTACTAAGGGATTATTAAATAAGATTGATTATTCAGCTAGTGGGGATATTGCTGTAGAAATAGAAAATAAAAATTTATTTAAAAAGACCTATGATTATTTAAAAATTGGAGGTTTTAAACCTAATAAACTTCAAGAATATATGATAACTCATCAGGAGGATAATAATATAATAAGAGCATCTACAGGTATTGGAAAAACTGAAGCAGCATTATTTTGGATAGGAAATAATAAAGGCTTTTTTACACTACCTTTAAAAGTATCTATAAATGCCATTTATGATAGAATTGTGGATAAAATAAAATTTGGAAAAGAAAATACTGCATTGTTACACTCAGAAACTTCTCTAGAGTATTTAAAAAGAAATAATAATGAATTAGATAAGGAATATATAAATAAAACTAAACAATTATCACTTCCGCTAACTGTTTGTACATTAGACCAATTAATAGATTTTATATTCAAATATGAAGGATATGAATTAAAATTAGCAACACTTTCTTATTCTAAGCTTGTAATAGATGAAATCCAAATGTATTCTCCAGAGTTAGTAGCATATTTAATAGTAGCGTTAAAGCAAATAACAGAAATGGGAGGAAAGTTTAGTATAGTAACTGCTACATTACCTCCAGTGTTTACACATTTTATAAAAGATAATGTAAAAGATTTAAAAATTCCTGAACCTTTTTATAAAGAAGTAGAAGGAAAGATGCAATTAAGACACAAACTAAACGTTATAAAAGAAGATATAAATGTAGAGCATTTAAAGAAAAATTATAAAGATAAAAAGATTTTGGTTATAGTAAATACAGTAAAAAAAGCTCAGGAAATATATGATGTGTTGCAAAAAGAATTAGTTGAAAACAGTTTAGTAAAAGATAATTATATAAACATGTTACACAGTAGATTTACAAAAGAAGATAGAGGAAAAAAAGAAGACGAAATATTAACTATGGGTAAATTAGAAAATAAACAGTGTGGTATATGGATTACAACTCAAGTAGTTGAAGCAAGCTTAGATATAGATTTTGATTTATTATATACAGAGCTTTCCGATATATCTGGATTATTTCAAAGAATGGGTAGGGTATATAGAAATAGGACTTTAAAAGATAATATTACAAATATTTATGTTTATGTTGGAGCTAATAAGTTCACTTCCGGAATTGGAAATAGTGATAAATCCATAATAGATAAAGATATATTTAATTTATCTAAAGAAGCTTTAATAAATTATGTAGGAAGTAGTGATGGAAAAGAAATTAATGAAGTGGATAAAATGAATTTAGTAGAGAAGGTCTATTCTGTTGAAAACTTAGGAAATACTGAGTATTATAGCAAGATAAAAAATGTAATAGATAAAATGAGTGATATAAAGGCTTTTGAGTATAATAAAAAGGATATTAATTTAAGGAATATAGAAAATACTAATATAATACCTAAAGAGGTTTATGAGGAAAATAAAGATTTTATACAAGAGAATGCAGATTTAATTAACAATACTAATAAATTAAACGCAAGGATAATAGCTAGAAACAATATAAATAAATTTGTGATTTCTATACCTACGTATGAATTTAAACGTGCTAATGAAAATGGATATATTCATGATTTTGTTGAAATAAGTGAAAAGGTAGAAATACCTGTGATGGCTTATAAATATAGCAATGCAAAAGGTCTTGAAAGACCTAAAGAAAATATGAAAGAATTTAATGAACAAAATCAATTTATGTAG
- the cas4 gene encoding CRISPR-associated protein Cas4 encodes MKFNLDNFKTQGVKINYYYVCKRKLWLFSKGITMEQNSDRVLSGKLVHENSYKRSKNKEVLIDDILRLDILEDDYVKEVKISSKMPIPDKMQLVYYLFYLKNIGIYKKGMIKYVKEKRIEEIELTKDLEEEIKRTLIDIKNIENSNCPPKLIRLPYCRKCSYYNFCFVREEDD; translated from the coding sequence ATGAAATTTAATTTAGATAATTTTAAAACTCAAGGGGTAAAAATAAATTATTATTATGTGTGTAAAAGAAAATTATGGTTATTTTCAAAGGGAATAACTATGGAACAGAATAGTGACAGGGTGTTAAGTGGAAAATTAGTACATGAAAATTCTTATAAAAGGAGTAAAAATAAAGAAGTATTAATAGATGATATATTAAGGCTTGATATATTAGAAGATGATTATGTTAAAGAAGTAAAGATAAGTAGTAAGATGCCTATACCAGATAAAATGCAGTTAGTTTATTATTTATTTTATTTAAAAAATATAGGTATATACAAAAAAGGTATGATAAAGTATGTAAAAGAAAAGAGAATTGAAGAAATAGAGCTTACTAAAGATTTAGAAGAAGAAATAAAAAGAACTTTAATAGATATTAAAAATATAGAAAATAGTAATTGTCCTCCTAAATTAATAAGATTACCTTATTGTAGAAAATGTTCATATTATAATTTTTGCTTTGTAAGGGAGGAGGATGATTAA
- the cas6 gene encoding CRISPR-associated endoribonuclease Cas6, with product MRLKCEFKTEKIPVAYQFMFVSLIKEALKISNEDYYQKLYFYDGDKKNKKSKNFCFSVYISGFKKEANIFKVEDKVILYISSPDYEFAFNLYNGLLKMKNFNYKKEYKLTKKSITLVKEKNINNTEVIFNALSPICIKDIDNKPLDINEIEFLKELNYITDKILKNYRGYGLNKKLQFIPLKMKKRVVKEYIKNFENNTGKKDYYINGYMGIFKLIGDIEDLKDIYNLGLGFKRSQGFGMIEVLS from the coding sequence ATGAGACTAAAATGTGAATTTAAAACAGAAAAAATTCCTGTTGCTTATCAGTTCATGTTTGTAAGCTTAATAAAAGAAGCTTTAAAAATTAGCAATGAAGATTATTATCAAAAGTTGTATTTTTATGATGGTGATAAAAAAAATAAAAAATCAAAAAATTTCTGCTTTTCAGTGTATATAAGTGGATTTAAAAAAGAAGCCAATATTTTTAAAGTAGAGGACAAAGTAATATTATATATATCCTCTCCAGATTATGAATTTGCATTTAACTTATATAATGGATTGTTAAAAATGAAAAATTTTAACTATAAAAAAGAATACAAATTAACTAAAAAAAGTATTACCTTAGTTAAAGAAAAAAATATAAATAATACAGAAGTTATTTTTAATGCATTATCACCTATATGTATTAAAGATATTGATAATAAACCATTGGACATAAATGAAATAGAATTTTTAAAAGAATTAAATTATATAACTGATAAAATATTAAAAAACTATAGAGGATATGGATTAAATAAAAAGCTCCAATTTATTCCTCTGAAAATGAAAAAAAGAGTAGTTAAAGAGTATATTAAAAATTTTGAAAATAATACAGGGAAAAAAGATTATTATATAAATGGCTATATGGGAATTTTTAAACTTATTGGAGATATAGAAGATTTAAAAGATATATATAATTTAGGTTTAGGGTTTAAACGCTCTCAAGGATTTGGAATGATTGAAGTTTTAAGTTAG
- the cas1b gene encoding type I-B CRISPR-associated endonuclease Cas1b, with product MFKDYYIFNNGRIKRKDNTIYFLNKDGSKRALPIEQVDKIHLFGEVDLNTKLLNYISRYGVIFNFYNYYGYYSGSYYPREKNVSGFLLVNQAIHYHYYDKRLYLAKCFIESAAHHILRNLRRYKDKTSNLMEKIQIERENVKKANTIQVLMGAEGRMRKIYYEAFNSILKKDIFQFKKREKRPPTDPINALISFGNSLMYTTVLGEIYKTQLNPTVSYLHEPSTKRFSLSLDLAEIFKPLIIDPIIFNLVNNNIIRNKDFLFEEGICFLNEEGRKKFILNYEKKLHTTVKHRSLNRKVSYQMFIRLECYKLIKHLIGDEKYKALKAWW from the coding sequence ATGTTTAAGGATTATTATATATTTAATAATGGAAGAATAAAACGCAAAGATAATACTATATATTTTTTAAATAAAGATGGTAGCAAAAGAGCATTACCTATAGAACAAGTAGATAAAATACATTTATTTGGTGAAGTAGATTTAAATACTAAACTTTTAAATTACATTAGCAGATATGGTGTTATATTTAATTTTTATAATTATTATGGGTATTACTCTGGAAGTTATTATCCAAGGGAGAAGAATGTTTCAGGATTTTTATTAGTAAACCAAGCAATACATTATCATTATTATGACAAAAGATTATATTTAGCAAAATGCTTTATAGAAAGTGCAGCACATCATATACTTAGAAATTTGAGAAGATATAAAGATAAAACTAGTAATCTTATGGAGAAGATACAAATTGAAAGAGAAAATGTAAAAAAGGCGAATACAATTCAGGTGCTTATGGGTGCAGAAGGAAGAATGAGAAAAATATATTATGAGGCATTTAATAGTATATTGAAAAAAGATATATTCCAATTTAAAAAAAGGGAAAAAAGGCCACCTACAGACCCAATAAATGCATTAATATCATTTGGGAATAGTCTTATGTATACTACAGTTTTGGGTGAGATATATAAAACTCAGTTAAATCCTACAGTAAGTTATTTGCATGAGCCTTCTACTAAAAGATTTTCTTTAAGTTTGGATTTAGCTGAAATATTTAAACCTTTGATAATAGATCCAATTATATTTAATCTGGTGAATAATAACATTATAAGAAATAAAGACTTTTTATTTGAAGAGGGAATTTGTTTTTTAAATGAAGAAGGAAGAAAAAAATTCATTTTAAATTATGAGAAAAAACTTCACACAACTGTTAAACATAGAAGCTTAAATAGAAAGGTTTCTTATCAGATGTTTATTAGATTAGAGTGTTATAAATTAATAAAACATCTAATAGGTGATGAAAAGTATAAAGCGTTAAAGGCTTGGTGGTGA
- the cas7i gene encoding type I-B CRISPR-associated protein Cas7/Cst2/DevR produces MINKGLTASFIFEAESANYGEGIGNVTALKKISRGDGESYSYISRQALRYNIINQMEEDNTPLAVDGSVIQFAPEATIKDFAEIDLFGYMKTKKPARNRSAIVRLSNAVALESFNADLDFLTNKGLLDRYNAQGKELKDGGNIAQSEIHKSYYAYTITMDLDKVGIDENEKDEKGNILEIPNEEKAKRVNKLLDTIKFLYRDIKGRRENLSPIFAIGGVYDIKNPFFENRLKVKENKVVVDIIEDLYNMDNRIKENTYIGLINGIFENDNEIKEKLNSINIGEFFEKLQSNVNKYYLENK; encoded by the coding sequence ATGATAAATAAGGGATTAACAGCAAGTTTTATATTTGAAGCAGAAAGTGCTAACTATGGAGAAGGTATAGGAAATGTTACAGCACTTAAAAAGATTTCAAGGGGAGATGGAGAAAGTTATAGTTATATATCAAGACAAGCTCTTAGATACAATATAATTAATCAAATGGAGGAAGATAATACTCCTTTAGCTGTAGATGGTTCAGTAATTCAATTTGCTCCAGAAGCTACTATAAAAGACTTTGCTGAAATAGACCTATTTGGATATATGAAAACTAAAAAACCAGCAAGAAATCGTTCAGCTATAGTAAGATTATCCAATGCAGTAGCTTTAGAAAGTTTTAATGCAGATTTAGATTTTTTAACTAATAAAGGATTATTAGATAGATATAATGCTCAGGGAAAAGAACTAAAAGATGGGGGAAATATTGCCCAAAGTGAAATTCATAAGTCTTATTATGCTTATACTATAACCATGGATTTAGATAAAGTTGGAATAGATGAAAATGAAAAAGATGAAAAAGGAAATATTCTTGAAATACCTAATGAAGAAAAAGCTAAAAGGGTAAATAAATTATTGGATACAATTAAATTTTTATATAGAGATATAAAGGGTAGACGTGAAAATTTATCTCCTATATTTGCTATTGGGGGAGTTTATGATATAAAAAATCCTTTCTTTGAAAATAGATTAAAGGTAAAAGAGAATAAAGTGGTAGTAGATATAATAGAAGATTTATATAATATGGATAATAGAATTAAAGAGAATACTTACATTGGATTAATAAATGGAATATTTGAAAATGACAATGAAATAAAAGAAAAATTAAATTCTATAAATATAGGAGAGTTTTTTGAAAAATTACAGTCTAATGTTAATAAATATTATTTAGAAAATAAGTAG
- the cas2 gene encoding CRISPR-associated endonuclease Cas2, translated as MFVILTYDVEEKRINRVRKLLKKYLTWTQNSVFEGEITEGKLHKCLCEIDKIVNRNSDSVYIYIVKNSKNITKSVIGIEKSFNDLFL; from the coding sequence ATGTTTGTAATACTTACATATGATGTGGAAGAGAAAAGGATAAATAGAGTTAGAAAATTACTTAAAAAATATTTAACATGGACTCAAAATTCTGTTTTTGAAGGTGAAATAACAGAAGGTAAACTTCATAAGTGTTTATGTGAAATAGATAAGATAGTAAATAGAAATTCGGATTCAGTATATATATACATTGTAAAGAATTCTAAAAATATAACAAAAAGTGTAATAGGAATTGAGAAAAGTTTTAATGATTTATTCTTGTAA
- a CDS encoding helix-turn-helix transcriptional regulator yields MSRVSNALTMLILLKSRGKMKIKELAHELEVSEREVRRYKQDLEMAQIYIKSIPGKYGGYVYENKDYLLSGDLNKEEFNILLTAVDQLQQINAIYCKDCRLLFDKINALKNMSERNSNLQYTQYFIKSIKSKSNYPKDKKLWMDLTSAILTRNKINIKYEGLNSKLSNRIIRPYAIFQYKGDLYCVGYCELRKSIRQFKIYRIQEYEILKEKFKKDKEFNIEKYMENCFGIYKDDEINLVLKIKYPMAKIIKEKIWVENQRILEKGDYIIFNAKMKGKTEIKSWILSMGSSIEVIKPLNFRQEIIDDLNKNLKNYN; encoded by the coding sequence ATGAGCAGGGTAAGCAATGCACTAACAATGTTAATTTTGCTAAAAAGTAGAGGAAAAATGAAGATAAAAGAATTAGCTCACGAATTAGAAGTATCAGAAAGAGAAGTTAGAAGATATAAACAGGATTTAGAAATGGCTCAAATATATATAAAAAGTATTCCAGGAAAATATGGAGGATATGTATATGAAAATAAAGATTATTTATTATCTGGGGATTTAAATAAAGAAGAATTTAATATACTTTTAACAGCTGTAGATCAGTTACAACAAATAAATGCTATTTATTGTAAGGATTGTAGATTATTATTTGATAAAATTAATGCACTTAAAAACATGAGTGAGAGGAATAGTAATTTACAATATACTCAATACTTTATTAAGAGTATAAAATCTAAATCAAATTATCCAAAAGATAAAAAGTTGTGGATGGATTTAACCTCTGCAATATTAACTAGAAATAAAATAAATATAAAATATGAAGGATTAAATTCCAAGCTAAGTAATAGAATAATAAGACCCTATGCTATTTTTCAATATAAAGGTGATTTATATTGTGTTGGATATTGTGAACTTAGAAAATCTATAAGACAATTTAAAATATATAGAATACAAGAATATGAGATTTTAAAAGAAAAGTTTAAAAAAGATAAAGAATTTAATATAGAAAAATATATGGAAAATTGTTTTGGAATATATAAGGATGATGAAATTAATTTAGTTTTAAAAATAAAATATCCTATGGCAAAGATAATAAAAGAAAAAATATGGGTTGAAAATCAAAGGATTTTAGAAAAAGGTGATTATATTATATTTAATGCTAAAATGAAGGGAAAAACAGAAATAAAAAGTTGGATATTAAGTATGGGAAGTAGTATAGAAGTAATAAAACCTTTAAATTTTAGACAAGAAATAATAGATGATTTAAACAAAAATTTAAAAAATTACAATTAA